A genome region from Streptomyces xanthophaeus includes the following:
- a CDS encoding penicillin acylase family protein encodes MHLSTRPILRRVALTGAALLAATAAVPQASAATAPDDRSVAGGGLSAVIRYTENGIPHILAPDYPRLGFGTGWAQAADQVCVLADGFVTVAGERSRWFGPDAAPDFSLSSATKNLSSDLYFKGVRESGTVEKLLATPAPAGPGKDLKELMRGWAAGYNAWLAQNKVTDPACKGAGWVRPVTSADVAARAFAVSVLGGQGRGIDGITGAQPPGAAGSPTGPTARPQAADPAADPAAAAEAARAFFDTGRYDMGSNAVAFAGSATASGRGLLLGNPHYPWHGGRRFWQFQQTIPGELNVSGASLLGTAVVNIGFNEKVAWSHTVATGTPVNLHQLALDPADPTAYLVDGTPERMIRRTVTVPVAGGTPVTRTQWWTRYGPVVSDLGPGLPLPWTAQTAYALNDPNAVNLRGSDTALAMGRARSVAGVQDALARTQGLPWVNTVAADSAGGTLFTQTQVLPRITDELAARCSTPLGRATYPASGLAVLDGSRGDCAIGSDPDAVQPGVFGPGKAPTLRDAPYAENSNDSAWLANADRPLTGYERVWGSVATPRSLRTRGAVEDVAAMAAGGRLTVADLQKQQFANRVPAGDLAAADAAKACAALPGGTAKASDGGAVDVSAACGVLAGWDRTTDSASRGALLFDRFWRRLTASTPAKDLWLVPFSAADPVRTPRTLDRTAPGIGRALADAVAELKAAGIALDAPLGEHQFVVRGGRKLPVGGGTEALGVWNKTEAPWNAAAGGYPEVTHGSSHIQAVGWDGGRCPVARTLLTYSQSSNPLSPYYADQTGMYSAERWVTARFCERDILTSPKLKVVLVRERR; translated from the coding sequence TTGCATCTCAGCACTCGTCCGATACTCCGCCGCGTCGCCCTCACCGGCGCCGCCCTGCTGGCCGCGACGGCCGCCGTGCCCCAGGCCTCGGCGGCCACGGCGCCCGACGACCGGAGCGTCGCCGGCGGCGGTCTGTCCGCCGTCATCCGGTACACCGAGAACGGCATCCCGCACATCCTCGCCCCCGATTACCCGCGGCTCGGCTTCGGTACCGGCTGGGCCCAGGCCGCCGACCAGGTCTGTGTCCTCGCGGACGGGTTCGTGACCGTCGCCGGTGAGCGTTCGCGCTGGTTCGGCCCGGACGCGGCGCCCGACTTCTCGCTCTCCTCGGCCACGAAGAACCTCTCCAGCGACCTGTACTTCAAGGGGGTGCGGGAGTCCGGCACGGTGGAGAAGCTGCTGGCGACCCCCGCCCCGGCCGGTCCCGGCAAGGACCTCAAGGAGCTGATGCGCGGCTGGGCCGCCGGGTACAACGCCTGGCTGGCCCAGAACAAGGTCACCGACCCGGCGTGCAAGGGCGCCGGCTGGGTCCGCCCGGTCACCTCGGCCGATGTGGCCGCCCGCGCCTTCGCGGTCTCGGTCCTCGGCGGCCAGGGCCGCGGCATCGACGGCATCACGGGCGCGCAGCCCCCGGGCGCAGCGGGCTCCCCGACCGGCCCCACGGCGCGCCCGCAGGCCGCCGACCCGGCGGCCGACCCGGCGGCCGCCGCCGAGGCCGCGCGGGCGTTCTTCGACACCGGCCGCTACGACATGGGCTCCAACGCGGTGGCCTTCGCCGGCTCCGCCACGGCGAGCGGCCGCGGCCTGCTCCTCGGCAACCCGCACTACCCGTGGCACGGCGGGCGCCGGTTCTGGCAGTTCCAGCAGACCATCCCGGGCGAGCTGAACGTCTCGGGCGCCTCCTTGCTCGGCACCGCCGTGGTCAACATCGGCTTCAACGAGAAGGTGGCCTGGAGCCACACGGTCGCCACCGGCACCCCCGTGAACCTGCACCAGCTCGCCCTGGACCCGGCCGACCCGACCGCCTACCTCGTCGACGGCACGCCGGAACGGATGATCCGGCGGACCGTCACCGTCCCCGTGGCGGGCGGCACCCCGGTCACCCGCACCCAGTGGTGGACCCGCTACGGACCGGTGGTCTCGGACCTCGGCCCGGGCCTTCCCCTGCCGTGGACCGCGCAGACGGCGTACGCGCTGAACGACCCGAACGCCGTGAACCTGCGCGGCTCCGACACCGCCCTCGCGATGGGCAGGGCCCGCTCGGTGGCCGGGGTCCAGGACGCCCTCGCGCGCACCCAGGGCCTGCCCTGGGTCAACACCGTGGCCGCCGACTCCGCGGGCGGCACCCTCTTCACCCAGACCCAGGTGCTCCCCCGGATCACCGACGAGCTGGCGGCCCGCTGCTCCACCCCGCTGGGCCGGGCCACGTACCCGGCCTCGGGGCTGGCGGTGCTGGACGGTTCGCGCGGTGACTGCGCGATCGGCTCGGATCCGGACGCGGTGCAGCCGGGCGTCTTCGGCCCGGGGAAGGCGCCGACGCTCCGGGATGCCCCGTACGCCGAGAATTCCAACGACAGCGCCTGGCTGGCCAACGCCGACCGGCCGCTGACGGGCTACGAGCGGGTCTGGGGCAGCGTCGCCACCCCGCGCTCGCTGCGCACGCGTGGCGCGGTCGAGGACGTGGCCGCGATGGCCGCGGGGGGCCGGCTGACCGTGGCCGACCTGCAGAAGCAGCAGTTCGCGAACCGGGTGCCGGCCGGTGATCTGGCGGCGGCGGACGCGGCGAAGGCGTGCGCCGCCCTGCCGGGCGGGACGGCGAAGGCGAGCGACGGCGGTGCCGTGGACGTCTCGGCGGCCTGCGGGGTGCTGGCGGGCTGGGACCGTACGACCGACAGCGCCAGCCGCGGCGCGCTGCTCTTCGACCGGTTCTGGCGCAGGCTGACGGCCTCGACCCCGGCCAAGGACCTGTGGCTGGTGCCGTTCTCGGCGGCCGACCCCGTACGCACGCCCCGGACGCTCGACCGGACGGCGCCCGGCATCGGGCGGGCGCTCGCGGACGCGGTGGCGGAGCTCAAGGCGGCCGGGATCGCGCTGGACGCCCCGCTGGGTGAGCACCAGTTCGTGGTCCGGGGCGGCCGCAAGCTGCCGGTGGGCGGCGGTACGGAGGCACTCGGCGTCTGGAACAAGACCGAGGCGCCGTGGAACGCGGCGGCCGGCGGCTACCCGGAGGTCACGCACGGATCCAGCCACATCCAGGCGGTCGGCTGGGACGGCGGCCGCTGTCCGGTGGCGCGCACCCTGCTGACGTACAGCCAGTCCTCGAACCCGCTCTCGCCGTACTACGCCGACCAGACCGGGATGTACTCCGCGGAGCGCTGGGTCACGGCACGTTTCTGTGAGCGGGACATCCTCACGTCGCCGAAACTGAAGGTGGTCCTGGTGCGCGAACGACGGTGA